CGAGCACCACGTTGGCATCCGACACGGTCGGCTCCGTGCCACCGCGACCGTAGGCTACCGGGCCAGGCATCGCGCCGGCGCTGCGCGGTCCGACGCGCAGGGAACTGGTCAGCTCGGACACCTCGGCGATAGAGCCGCCGCCCGCGCCGACGCTTCGGACATCGAGCGTAGGAACCTTGGCGGGGAAAAAGCCCACTTCCGTGGAACGGGAGATCGTGGGTTCGCCGTCGATGATCACGGAGACGTCGGTCGAGGTGCCGCCCATGTCGAAAGCGAGAAGCTTGCTGAGGCCAGTGCGGCGCGCGACCATCGCCGTCGCGGTCACGCCACCGGCCGGTCCCGACAGGACGGTGTGCACCGGACGCGAAGCCGCCGCCTGCGCGCTCATCAGGCCGCCGTCGGAGCGCACGATGTGCAGCTTGGAGTCGACCCCCACCTCGGCCAGGCGCTTCTCGATCCGCGACAGATAACGGGTCATGATCGGACGCACATAGTCGTTCATCACGGTCGTTATGGCGCGGTCATACTCGCGGAATTCCGGCAAGATGTCCGAGGAGAGCGACACGTGCATGTCCGGAAAACGCTCGAGGACGAGTTCGCGAAGGCGCTGCTCATGCGCCGGATTGGCATAGGAGTGCATCAGCGAGATGGTAAGCGCCTCGATACCCGAGCCACAGAGGTCCTCGATCAGTTCGATCGCGCGGGCCTCGTCGAGTTCGCGAGTCACATTGCCCCGGGCATCGATACGCTCGGGAATGCCGCGCGTGTCCTTCAGCGCGGCGAGCGGGTCCGGCTTGTCCATGACGATCCAGCCGAAGAGCGGCCCCGGCGTCCAGGACTTTGCGAGATGCAGCGTGTACTCGAAACCCTCCGTAACAAGAAGGCCGACACGGGCACCCTTACCTTCCAGAACTGCGTTGGTGGCAACGGTGGTGCCATGAAGGACAAGCGATATGTCCGACGGCTTGACGCCTGCCTTTTCGCAAATCAGGCGAACGCCCTCCGAAACACCGATCGACTGGTCCTGCGGTGTGGACGGAGTCTTTGCCCGGTATGTCGTCTTGGTCGCATCGTCCTGAAGAAGCAGATCGGTGAACGTCCCGCCTACATCAACTCCTAGCCTCATTGTCTGTCTCCAAATTCATTCGTTATCCACCGGCCCGGTCGATGGCGCGCTTGCTATTGAATGCGTATTCATGAAATAGTATGGTGACGCCGAAATCAAGCGATATTTCACCCGAATCTTCCGAGCGAAATAGCGGCCCGGAGGAGCGACAAGTATTTGTTTTAAAAGGAGAACCCCCCATAAATGGCGGGACATACCCTGTATGAAAAGATATGGAGCAGGCATGTCGTGACCGATTTCGGGAACGACGAGGCACTGCTCTACGTGGACCGCCACCTGGTGCAAGAGGTGTCCAGTCCGCAGGCATTCGCAGCCCTCGACAAGGCGGGACGCAAGGTGCGCCGGCCGGAGGCTCATATCGCGGTCGCGGACCACGCGGTCCCCACACTGCGAAACGGCGACACCTTCGCCGACGAGCTTGCCCGCAAACAGGTCGAGCGCCTCAATCAGAACGCCGCCAAGCACGGTATCACCTACATACCCATGGACGGTGCCGGGCATGGAATCGTCCACGTGATCGGACCCGAACTCGGCTTCACGCTGCCTGGAGCCGTGCTTGTATGCGGCGATAGCCATACCTGCACCCACGGTGCGTTCGGCTGCATTGCATTCGGCATCGGAGCAAGCGAATGCGCCAGCGTCTTCGCGACCCAGACCCTCCGGCAACGCCGGCAGAAGACGATGCGCGTCAACCTGGAAGGCGGCCTGCCGCACGGCGTCACCATCAAGGATGTCATTCTCGCCCTGATCGCTGAGATCGGAACCGGCGGAGGCGTTGGCTACGCAATCGAATTTTCCGGCTCGACTGTCCGGGACCTGTCGATGGAAGCGCGCATGACGCTCTGCAACATGGCGATCGAGGCAGGCAGCCGCGTCGGCATGGTTGCCCCGGACGAAAAGACGATCTCATACCTGGAAGGCCGGCCGCTCGCGCCGTCGGGAGATGTCTGGCAGGCCGCGGTGAAGGACTGGCTCTCGCTCCGCAGCGACGAGGATGCGGTCTACGACCGGGAGATCACATTCGATACGTCCGCGCTCGCCCCGCAGGTATCCTGGGGCACGACCCCGGAACTGACGTCGCCCGTCACCGGCGTCGTGCCGGACCCGGACGCCGAGCCGAACGAAAACCGCAGCGAGAAGATCAGGAAGAGCCTCGCCTACATGGACCTCAGGCCGGGCACGGCACTCGCCGAAATCGCCATCGATCGGGTCTTCATCGGGTCCTGCACCAACGGCCGTATCGAGGACCTGCGCGCTGCCGCGGGAATTCTCGCCGGGAGGAAAGTCGCAAGCGGCGTGGCGGCGATCGCCGTCCCCGGCTCGGCATCCGTCAAGACGATGGCCGAGGCCGAAGGGCTGCACGAGATATTCCTCGCGGCCGGCTTCGAATGGCGCGATGCGGGCTGCTCGATGTGCGTCGGCATCAACGAGGATCGCCTGGCGGAGGGAGAGCGTTGCGCCTCCACCTCGAACCGGAACTTCGAAGGCCGGCAGGGAATTGGCGGTCGAACCCACCTGATGAGTCCGATCATGGCCGCCGCCGCGGCAATTGCAGGACACATCACCGACGTCAGGGAATTTCTTTGAGACCATGAAAAAGCTGTTGAAACTGCGAAGTGTCGCCGCGCCGCTGTTCGAGAACGCGGTCGACACGGATGTCATCTTCCCGGCGAGGTTCCTGCTCATCCTGGACCGCGACGGGCTCGGCAAATACGCCTTCAATGAAAGAAGGAGCGGCACTTCCCCATTCGTCCTGGACACACCGCCTTACGACAAGGCGGAGATTCTCGTGACCGGGGAAAACTTCGGCACGGGTTCGAGCCGCGAACAGGCCGTCTGGGCATTGGCGGATATCGGCATCCGCTGCGTCATTGCCCGCAGCTTCGGCGAAATCTTCTTCGCCAACTGCTTCAAGAACGGCCTGCTGCCGATCCGCCTCGAAGGCAGCGACATGACGGCCGTCGAACGAGCGGCAAGCGCCGCCGAGCCGGTCACCGTCGATCTCGAAAGCCAGCGCATCGAGCTGGCCGACGGCACGGTCATCCGCTTCGACATCGAACCGAACCGCAAGCGCTCGCTGCTCTCCGGGCTGGACGAGGTAGGCATCATTCTCGCCGAGGAGGTGGCCGCGATCGAGGCTCATGAAGCGCGCCGTGCCGAGACGGCCCCATGGCTCGTGATCGCTTCGCGGCAGTTCGAAAACATACCCCCAAAAGAGGACGCAGCCTGATGAGTACCGAAAGCGATCTCCAGGAAAACTACCGCCGCGCATACGGAAACAGGATCGGTTTCGGCAAGAAGCCCGCGCTCATACTGATCGATTTCGTCGAAGCCTATTTCGATCCCGCATGCGAACTTTACGCTGATGTCGAGGACGCCCTCGCCTCCGCCCTCCGTATACGCGACAAGGCACGCGAGATCGGGATTCCGGTCATTTACACGAATGTCGTCTACCAGGCCGGCGGCGTCGATGGCGGGCGCTTCTTCCAGAAGGCCCTGCCGCTCAGAAACTTCGTTTCCGGGAACCCCATGGGTGCGTGGCCAAAAGGCATGGAAGTCGGCGAGCACGAACTCGTCGTCTCCAAGCAGTACCCGAGCGCCTTCTTCGGCACTTCCCTTGCTGCGACGCTCGCGACCCTGGGCGTGGACACGCTTGTCCATACGGGCCTGACCACGAGCGGCTGCGTGAGAGCCACCTGTGTCGATTGCTGCTCGCACGGCTTCATTCCGATCATCGCCCGCGAAGCGGTCGGAGATCGCCACAGCGCGCCCCATGAAGCGAACCTGTTCGACATGGACGCCAAATACGCCGACGTCGTCAGCGAGGCCGACGTCATCGAATATTTCAACAAGA
This portion of the Oricola thermophila genome encodes:
- the leuC gene encoding 3-isopropylmalate dehydratase large subunit translates to MAGHTLYEKIWSRHVVTDFGNDEALLYVDRHLVQEVSSPQAFAALDKAGRKVRRPEAHIAVADHAVPTLRNGDTFADELARKQVERLNQNAAKHGITYIPMDGAGHGIVHVIGPELGFTLPGAVLVCGDSHTCTHGAFGCIAFGIGASECASVFATQTLRQRRQKTMRVNLEGGLPHGVTIKDVILALIAEIGTGGGVGYAIEFSGSTVRDLSMEARMTLCNMAIEAGSRVGMVAPDEKTISYLEGRPLAPSGDVWQAAVKDWLSLRSDEDAVYDREITFDTSALAPQVSWGTTPELTSPVTGVVPDPDAEPNENRSEKIRKSLAYMDLRPGTALAEIAIDRVFIGSCTNGRIEDLRAAAGILAGRKVASGVAAIAVPGSASVKTMAEAEGLHEIFLAAGFEWRDAGCSMCVGINEDRLAEGERCASTSNRNFEGRQGIGGRTHLMSPIMAAAAAIAGHITDVREFL
- the leuD gene encoding 3-isopropylmalate dehydratase small subunit, with the protein product MKKLLKLRSVAAPLFENAVDTDVIFPARFLLILDRDGLGKYAFNERRSGTSPFVLDTPPYDKAEILVTGENFGTGSSREQAVWALADIGIRCVIARSFGEIFFANCFKNGLLPIRLEGSDMTAVERAASAAEPVTVDLESQRIELADGTVIRFDIEPNRKRSLLSGLDEVGIILAEEVAAIEAHEARRAETAPWLVIASRQFENIPPKEDAA
- a CDS encoding isochorismatase family protein, with amino-acid sequence MSTESDLQENYRRAYGNRIGFGKKPALILIDFVEAYFDPACELYADVEDALASALRIRDKAREIGIPVIYTNVVYQAGGVDGGRFFQKALPLRNFVSGNPMGAWPKGMEVGEHELVVSKQYPSAFFGTSLAATLATLGVDTLVHTGLTTSGCVRATCVDCCSHGFIPIIAREAVGDRHSAPHEANLFDMDAKYADVVSEADVIEYFNKTGKSQ
- a CDS encoding hydantoinase/oxoprolinase family protein, with the protein product MRLGVDVGGTFTDLLLQDDATKTTYRAKTPSTPQDQSIGVSEGVRLICEKAGVKPSDISLVLHGTTVATNAVLEGKGARVGLLVTEGFEYTLHLAKSWTPGPLFGWIVMDKPDPLAALKDTRGIPERIDARGNVTRELDEARAIELIEDLCGSGIEALTISLMHSYANPAHEQRLRELVLERFPDMHVSLSSDILPEFREYDRAITTVMNDYVRPIMTRYLSRIEKRLAEVGVDSKLHIVRSDGGLMSAQAAASRPVHTVLSGPAGGVTATAMVARRTGLSKLLAFDMGGTSTDVSVIIDGEPTISRSTEVGFFPAKVPTLDVRSVGAGGGSIAEVSELTSSLRVGPRSAGAMPGPVAYGRGGTEPTVSDANVVLGYLPSRLLGGDMSLDVEGAREAVAGIGKAIGLGPEAAAQGILDIANEVMLGALRVITVQRGLDPRDFGMVAFGGAGPLHANAIAALLGCYPVVVPHNPGVLSALGFLEAEFKNEFVRTLIGSIAGMDDTQVFEQFAELRRKAVEWLDEQEVAEADRGITYSLDLRYEQQGFEVTIQVPADKIEEASGIESALADFHDTHERLYGVRFDLPIELVALRVVATGATPPVAEAPPASGSTDVSKAIIETQPGYFNGKWVDTPHVDRDRLAAGARVEGPAIIRQYDTTTVLLPDHYAEVDTLGNLMIWPTAKGE